The following proteins come from a genomic window of bacterium:
- a CDS encoding R3H domain-containing nucleic acid-binding protein: MAGHQIHITDNLDLLLAVLPPDIRRRIESHEDVDGLIEVVLDLGREPEARFAGRAVRLSDEFIAREEMQYVTSRVGTFGKDNRAGIERTLHRISAIRNRVGDIIGLTLRVGRAVFGTVDIVRDVIEAGQSVLLLGRPGVGKTTLLRESARVLSDEVGKRVVIVDTSNEIAGDGDIPHPGIGRARRMQVPYPELQHAVMIEAVENHMPEVIVIDEIGTEAEALAARTIAERGVQLIATAHGNTLDNLLQNPTLCDLIGGIQAVTLSDEEARRRGTQKTVLERKAPPTFDVVIEIQEKDRLAVHHDVAQVVDRFLRGTMPRPEIRTRTAEGEVRISSGEAHEPPPSANGYRPGGGATPTVPHKVVRIYPYAVSRNRLERAIRELRVPATIADTLYGADVLLTLKSQEKRQPKRLREAGTRGLPTHVIKSNTLSQIEAVLREIFGVEDRLSAEEIALREVEEAISEVMSAAQPVELSPQNSYVRRLQHQLIERYGLASESKGSDPFRRVVIYPQ; the protein is encoded by the coding sequence GTGGCAGGCCACCAGATCCACATTACCGACAACCTCGACCTTCTGCTCGCCGTGTTGCCCCCGGACATTCGTCGCAGGATCGAATCGCACGAGGACGTCGACGGCCTGATCGAGGTGGTGCTCGACCTCGGCCGGGAGCCCGAGGCGCGGTTTGCGGGCCGGGCGGTGCGGCTGTCGGACGAGTTCATCGCGCGGGAAGAGATGCAGTACGTGACAAGCCGCGTGGGGACGTTCGGCAAGGACAACCGCGCGGGCATCGAACGCACGCTCCACCGCATCTCGGCGATCCGGAACCGCGTCGGAGACATCATCGGCCTGACCCTGCGCGTCGGGCGCGCCGTGTTCGGGACCGTGGACATCGTGCGGGACGTGATCGAAGCGGGGCAGAGCGTGCTGCTGCTCGGCCGGCCGGGCGTCGGGAAGACCACGCTGCTGCGCGAGAGCGCGCGGGTGTTGAGTGACGAGGTCGGCAAGCGGGTCGTGATCGTCGACACGAGCAACGAGATCGCGGGCGACGGCGACATCCCGCATCCCGGGATCGGCCGCGCGCGCCGGATGCAGGTGCCCTACCCCGAGCTGCAGCACGCGGTGATGATCGAGGCCGTGGAGAATCACATGCCTGAGGTCATCGTGATCGATGAGATCGGGACCGAGGCCGAGGCGCTCGCGGCGCGGACGATCGCGGAGCGCGGCGTCCAGCTGATCGCCACGGCGCACGGGAACACCCTGGACAACCTGTTGCAGAACCCGACCCTCTGTGATCTGATCGGCGGGATTCAGGCGGTGACGCTGAGCGACGAGGAAGCGCGCCGCCGGGGCACGCAAAAGACAGTGCTGGAGCGCAAGGCGCCTCCGACGTTCGACGTCGTCATCGAGATCCAGGAGAAAGACCGACTGGCGGTGCATCACGACGTCGCCCAGGTCGTGGACCGGTTCCTGCGGGGGACGATGCCGCGGCCGGAGATTCGGACCCGGACGGCCGAGGGCGAGGTGCGGATTAGCAGCGGCGAGGCCCACGAGCCGCCGCCGTCCGCGAACGGGTACCGGCCCGGCGGGGGCGCGACCCCCACCGTACCGCACAAGGTGGTGCGGATCTATCCGTACGCCGTCAGCCGAAATCGCCTGGAGCGGGCCATCCGCGAGCTACGCGTCCCGGCCACCATCGCGGACACGCTGTACGGGGCGGACGTGCTGTTGACGCTGAAGTCGCAGGAGAAGCGGCAGCCGAAACGGCTTCGAGAGGCCGGAACCCGCGGGCTTCCTACGCACGTGATCAAGAGCAACACCCTGTCACAGATCGAGGCGGTGCTGCGGGAGATCTTCGGCGTGGAGGACCGGCTGAGTGCTGAGGAGATCGCGCTCCGCGAGGTGGAGGAGGCGATCTCGGAAGTGATGTCGGCCGCGCAACCGGTCGAGCTGTCCCCCCAGAACTCGTACGTCCGCCGGCTCCAGCACCAGCTGATCGAGCGCTACGGTCTCGCCTCGGAGAGCAAGGGGAGCGACCCGTTCCGGCGGGTGGTGATCTATCCGCAGTGA
- the tmk gene encoding dTMP kinase: protein MRSDTSDAAPREHAGLFLTLEGPEGAGKTTQGGLLVDALRKAGRTVLRLREPGGTEVGERIRSLLLDPRHGELSPRTEMLLFAASRAQLVAEVIRPALAAGAVVVCDRYVDASLAYQGVGRGLGIDVVRTVNEVGTGGLLPDLTLLLDIDPAVGLRRARQASAGTGRADGWDGGDRLERETVAFHDRVREGFLALAVNEPRRIRVVDARGSVDDVHRAIWYVVDGLLRSAQGPERRDRS, encoded by the coding sequence ATCCGCAGTGACACCTCCGATGCGGCTCCCCGGGAGCACGCTGGCCTCTTCCTGACGCTGGAGGGGCCCGAGGGCGCCGGCAAGACCACGCAGGGCGGTCTGCTCGTGGACGCGCTCCGCAAGGCGGGGCGAACCGTGCTTCGCCTCCGCGAGCCCGGGGGCACGGAGGTCGGCGAGCGGATCCGCTCGCTCCTGCTCGATCCGCGCCACGGTGAACTGTCCCCCCGCACCGAGATGCTGCTGTTCGCGGCGTCGCGCGCGCAGCTCGTCGCCGAGGTGATCCGTCCCGCGCTCGCCGCGGGGGCGGTCGTGGTCTGCGATCGGTACGTGGACGCGTCCCTGGCGTATCAGGGCGTCGGGCGCGGCCTTGGGATCGACGTCGTGCGGACCGTGAACGAGGTCGGGACGGGAGGGTTGCTTCCCGACCTGACCCTGCTGCTCGACATCGATCCGGCGGTGGGGTTGCGGCGGGCGCGTCAGGCGTCCGCCGGCACCGGCCGGGCGGACGGGTGGGACGGGGGGGACCGCCTCGAGCGGGAGACGGTGGCGTTTCATGACAGGGTCCGAGAGGGGTTTCTCGCCCTCGCCGTGAATGAGCCTCGGCGAATCCGGGTCGTCGACGCACGCGGGTCGGTGGACGACGTGCACCGGGCGATCTGGTATGTGGTGGACGGATTACTGCGCAGCGCGCAAGGGCCCGAGAGGAGGGACCGTTCTTGA
- a CDS encoding cyclic-di-AMP receptor → MKLILSIVQEKDSRRLMEALVAAEFQATMLASTGGFLREGNSTILIGTDEDRVDAALAVIQKTCRVREQLVSPLPPVVEPVDSYISYPVKVQVGGATVFVLDVERLVKI, encoded by the coding sequence TTGAAGTTGATCCTCTCGATCGTCCAGGAGAAAGACTCCCGGCGTCTCATGGAGGCGCTCGTCGCCGCCGAGTTTCAGGCAACGATGCTCGCCAGCACCGGCGGGTTCCTCCGCGAGGGCAACTCCACGATCTTGATCGGCACCGACGAGGACAGAGTGGATGCGGCCCTCGCCGTCATCCAGAAGACATGCCGGGTGCGCGAGCAGCTCGTCAGCCCGTTGCCGCCGGTCGTCGAACCCGTGGATTCCTACATCTCGTATCCCGTGAAGGTCCAGGTCGGGGGCGCAACCGTGTTCGTGTTGGACGTGGAGCGGCTCGTCAAGATCTGA